The following proteins are encoded in a genomic region of Carboxydothermus pertinax:
- the spoVT gene encoding stage V sporulation protein T — protein MKATGIVRRIDDLGRVVIPKEIRRTLRIREGDPLEIFVDRDGEVILKKYSPIGELGDFAKEYAESLHESLGHIAFIADRDTIIAVAGAPKKEFLNKSIGPAVERAMNERKTVVINATGEHEYCKECITAEDGQCLFTSEIIAPIIVEGDPIGAVIIASREPGVKLGTLEQKMAETAAGFLAKQMEQ, from the coding sequence ATGAAAGCAACGGGTATTGTGCGTCGCATTGATGATTTAGGAAGAGTAGTTATTCCCAAAGAGATAAGAAGAACTCTGAGGATACGGGAAGGGGATCCCCTGGAAATTTTCGTGGACCGGGACGGGGAAGTGATTTTAAAAAAATACTCACCCATTGGTGAACTGGGTGACTTTGCCAAAGAATATGCTGAATCCCTCCATGAATCTCTAGGACATATAGCCTTTATAGCGGACCGGGATACTATAATTGCTGTGGCAGGGGCACCTAAAAAAGAGTTTTTAAATAAATCCATTGGGCCTGCGGTAGAACGGGCAATGAATGAGCGGAAGACAGTGGTGATAAACGCTACCGGGGAACACGAATACTGTAAAGAGTGTATAACTGCTGAAGACGGTCAATGCCTGTTTACCTCCGAAATTATTGCTCCTATAATAGTTGAAGGGGATCCGATTGGAGCGGTGATCATAGCCAGTCGCGAGCCCGGAGTTAAACTTGGAACCCTCGAGCAAAAAATGGCTGAAACTGCCGCCGGTTTCTTAGCCAAACAAATGGAACAGTAA
- a CDS encoding peptidylprolyl isomerase — protein sequence MKKFIKILAAVFVLTLALGLAGCGDYVAKVNGKTISKKEFDRRFSQVQADMKLQGVDFTSADGQKMLKNLKQQTLDQMINELLISQYAKEKKIEPTKDEITNKINEIRAQFTSPQEFEKALKDRNISNDDLTEMVRIQLINEKIYNEITKGITVSEQEVKDYYEKHKTEAEFQSPEQRQVRHILIAVNDGNAQNNPHFNTSVKRTDAEAKKLAEDLIKQIKAGKDFTTLAKEKSDDPGVKENGGQYTFSRGEMVKEFEDAAFALKKPGDITETPVKTAFGYHIIKLEKIIPARQKSYDEVKEQLKNYLLEQKKRDAYSKFLNDLRKKAKIETKLS from the coding sequence ATGAAGAAATTTATTAAAATTCTGGCAGCGGTTTTTGTCCTGACCCTTGCCCTTGGTCTTGCGGGTTGTGGGGATTACGTTGCCAAAGTTAATGGAAAGACCATTTCCAAAAAAGAATTTGACCGGCGCTTTTCCCAGGTTCAAGCGGACATGAAATTGCAGGGAGTAGACTTTACTTCTGCGGATGGGCAAAAAATGCTTAAAAATTTAAAGCAACAAACTTTAGACCAGATGATAAATGAACTATTAATTTCCCAGTACGCCAAGGAAAAGAAAATTGAGCCCACTAAAGATGAAATTACCAATAAAATCAATGAAATCCGTGCCCAGTTTACCTCTCCCCAGGAATTTGAAAAAGCTTTAAAGGACCGGAATATCAGTAATGACGATTTAACTGAAATGGTAAGAATTCAACTCATTAACGAAAAAATTTATAATGAAATAACCAAAGGGATTACAGTGTCGGAGCAAGAGGTAAAAGATTACTATGAAAAGCATAAGACTGAAGCAGAATTTCAATCTCCGGAACAGCGGCAGGTACGCCATATTTTAATTGCAGTAAATGATGGTAATGCTCAAAACAATCCCCACTTTAATACCAGTGTCAAAAGAACCGATGCCGAGGCTAAAAAACTTGCCGAAGATTTAATAAAACAAATTAAGGCAGGTAAAGATTTTACAACTTTAGCCAAAGAAAAATCCGATGACCCAGGGGTTAAGGAAAATGGCGGACAGTACACCTTCAGTCGGGGAGAAATGGTAAAAGAGTTTGAAGATGCAGCTTTTGCTTTAAAAAAACCTGGCGATATCACCGAAACTCCCGTTAAAACTGCTTTTGGTTATCATATTATCAAGCTTGAAAAAATTATTCCTGCAAGGCAAAAGAGTTACGATGAAGTTAAAGAACAGCTTAAAAACTACCTTTTAGAACAAAAGAAAAGGGATGCGTACAGTAAGTTTCTCAATGACTTGAGGAAAAAAGCCAAAATAGAAACAAAACTCTCCTAA
- the mfd gene encoding transcription-repair coupling factor, with translation MLSTSIFSLMQENSEFKRLLEGIKKKRPQLIYGSYGSARTFLLAMVAKALGRPLLVITENEQSAREMAEDLEFFLGQQTSRFFYREGLLFDLTVREKGELKASRIELLKKLSRGERPHTVVNYEALTRKYPPLDSFARWRREIAVGDSLDPDELALYLTKIGYERVDQVEAPGQFSRRGGIMDVYVPGEIPFRIEFFGDEIDSLRALDIESQRSKENLTNSYLFPAEIAVVDDDRLIEARRKIEKDLEEQVKKLIQQNKREAVGRLKEKGAEVFNILTKSEVIEKLLPYFWDGVSLLDYFEKDYLIFLDEPGRFGEQISSLEKLRRESFTEALTGGYTLPRQVDGFYSEDEIFTLLRQRLSGLTSLLPKTPRFVGDYDPHNFAGRKPPNYLGKEKLFYEDLRNFLQNGYRILVVRGREEAAVNLKNELIKRDFPVSLAADLETGIAPREVKILRGRLSSGFEFFQQKLLVYSDMELFGRTVKTREKQVLAEEKLEEQFTPGDFVVHPVHGIGKYLGIKPVEVGGNVKDYLVIAYQGEDRLYVPPEQVGNLQKYIGVDGEPPKLSRLGGGDWQKVKNRVKAAVREMAEGLLELYAKRMAKPGFAFSPDTVWQKEFEERFPYEETPDQLKAIAEVKRDMEKPKVMDRLLCGDVGYGKTEVALRAAFKAVMDGKQVAVLTPTTLLAQQHYNTFKERFSGYPVEIRLLSRFQTAREQKATLNELKKGKVDIIIGTHRLLQDDVRFYDLGLMIVDEEQRFGVAQKERLKLLTETVDVLTLTATPIPRTLHMALVGIRDLSILNTPPENRFPVQTYVLEEDPFIVRDAIRRELGRGGQVFFVHNRVYDIEEVAAWVQALVPEARVAVAHGQMKEEQLERVMLEFISGKYDVLVSTTIIETGIDLPNVNTLIIKNADRFGLAQLYQLRGRVGRSNRIAYAYLMYEKDKVLKESAEKRLAAIKEFTEFGSGLKLAMRDLEIRGAGNLLGPEQHGHIAAVGFDMYMKLLQEAVAELKGQATTEEVEPQLELNLTAYIPESYIPDEKQKIEMYRRLSRTRNLEDLRDVVDELIDRFGAIPREVENLIKLIKIKIMAAKLKVKGIYQTEGELKIQFFPNPEITAEKLARISGQLKGRVVFGMNPDLEVRCRIKGIIGDEIFSLLERILGQLS, from the coding sequence GTGCTAAGTACAAGTATTTTTTCTTTAATGCAGGAAAATTCAGAATTTAAGCGCCTTTTAGAGGGTATAAAGAAGAAGCGTCCCCAGTTGATTTATGGCTCATACGGTAGTGCCAGGACCTTTCTATTAGCAATGGTGGCTAAGGCTTTAGGGCGTCCGCTCCTGGTAATTACCGAAAATGAACAGTCAGCCCGGGAAATGGCCGAAGACCTGGAGTTTTTTTTGGGGCAGCAAACTTCCCGCTTTTTTTATCGGGAGGGACTTTTATTTGACCTTACTGTTCGGGAAAAGGGGGAGCTAAAGGCTTCCCGGATTGAGCTTTTAAAAAAGCTTTCCCGGGGCGAAAGACCCCATACCGTGGTAAATTACGAAGCCCTTACCCGCAAATATCCTCCCCTTGATAGCTTTGCCCGGTGGCGCCGGGAAATAGCTGTAGGAGATAGTCTAGATCCTGATGAACTGGCCTTATATTTAACAAAGATAGGATATGAACGGGTGGACCAAGTCGAAGCTCCCGGGCAATTTAGCCGTCGAGGCGGGATAATGGATGTTTATGTCCCTGGAGAGATACCTTTTCGGATTGAATTTTTTGGTGATGAAATAGATTCCCTGCGGGCTTTAGACATTGAAAGTCAGCGGTCAAAGGAAAATTTAACCAATTCTTATTTATTTCCCGCAGAAATAGCGGTGGTAGACGATGACCGACTTATAGAAGCTAGGCGGAAAATTGAAAAAGATTTGGAGGAACAGGTTAAAAAATTAATTCAGCAAAACAAACGAGAAGCGGTAGGAAGACTTAAAGAAAAAGGAGCGGAAGTTTTTAATATTCTTACCAAAAGCGAAGTAATAGAAAAGCTTTTGCCGTACTTTTGGGACGGAGTTTCGCTTTTAGATTATTTTGAAAAGGATTATCTTATTTTTTTAGATGAACCGGGAAGATTTGGGGAGCAAATAAGTAGTTTAGAAAAGCTTCGCCGGGAAAGCTTTACCGAAGCGTTAACGGGAGGGTATACCCTTCCCCGACAGGTTGATGGGTTTTACAGTGAGGATGAAATTTTTACCCTCCTCCGTCAAAGGCTGTCTGGATTAACCTCTCTTTTACCAAAAACTCCGCGCTTTGTAGGGGATTATGATCCCCATAACTTTGCCGGGAGAAAACCTCCCAATTATCTGGGTAAGGAAAAACTTTTTTACGAAGATTTAAGAAATTTTCTTCAAAATGGTTATCGTATTCTGGTAGTAAGGGGCCGGGAAGAGGCGGCGGTTAATCTTAAGAATGAGCTAATTAAACGGGACTTTCCGGTGAGTTTAGCGGCGGATTTAGAAACCGGGATTGCCCCCAGAGAAGTAAAGATTTTAAGAGGAAGGCTAAGTTCAGGCTTTGAGTTTTTCCAGCAAAAACTGCTGGTTTATTCCGATATGGAACTTTTCGGACGGACAGTAAAAACCCGGGAAAAGCAGGTCTTGGCGGAAGAAAAACTAGAAGAACAGTTTACCCCGGGGGATTTTGTAGTGCACCCGGTGCATGGGATTGGGAAATATTTGGGAATCAAGCCGGTGGAGGTTGGCGGTAACGTTAAAGATTACTTGGTAATTGCCTATCAAGGGGAAGATCGGCTTTATGTACCACCGGAACAGGTAGGTAATCTCCAAAAATATATAGGTGTAGACGGGGAGCCTCCGAAACTTTCCCGCTTAGGCGGTGGCGATTGGCAAAAAGTTAAAAATCGGGTGAAAGCCGCCGTGCGGGAAATGGCCGAAGGTCTTTTGGAGCTTTATGCCAAAAGGATGGCCAAGCCCGGTTTTGCTTTTTCCCCGGATACCGTTTGGCAAAAAGAGTTTGAAGAGCGTTTTCCTTACGAAGAAACTCCTGACCAGCTAAAAGCTATTGCAGAAGTAAAAAGAGATATGGAAAAACCCAAAGTAATGGACCGGCTTTTATGCGGGGATGTAGGCTACGGCAAAACGGAAGTAGCCCTTAGAGCTGCCTTTAAGGCAGTGATGGATGGGAAGCAGGTGGCGGTATTAACGCCTACAACCCTGTTGGCCCAGCAGCATTATAATACTTTCAAAGAGCGATTTTCTGGCTATCCGGTGGAAATTCGGCTTTTAAGTCGTTTTCAAACCGCCCGGGAGCAAAAGGCAACGCTTAATGAACTTAAAAAGGGGAAAGTGGATATAATTATTGGAACTCACCGGCTTTTGCAGGATGATGTCCGGTTTTATGATTTAGGATTGATGATTGTGGATGAAGAGCAACGATTTGGTGTAGCCCAAAAAGAACGTTTGAAGCTTTTAACCGAAACGGTGGATGTCTTAACGTTAACCGCAACCCCAATTCCCCGAACGCTTCACATGGCGCTGGTGGGGATTCGGGATTTAAGCATTTTAAATACTCCGCCAGAAAACCGCTTCCCGGTGCAGACCTATGTTTTAGAAGAGGATCCGTTTATTGTAAGGGATGCTATTCGCCGGGAGCTGGGGCGAGGAGGTCAGGTGTTTTTTGTCCATAACCGGGTTTACGATATTGAGGAAGTAGCCGCCTGGGTACAGGCTTTGGTGCCCGAAGCCCGGGTAGCAGTTGCTCACGGGCAGATGAAAGAGGAGCAGTTAGAAAGGGTTATGCTCGAGTTTATTTCCGGCAAATATGATGTACTGGTTTCTACCACCATAATCGAGACAGGAATTGACCTGCCCAACGTCAATACCCTCATTATAAAAAATGCTGACCGTTTTGGACTAGCCCAGCTTTACCAGCTCCGGGGGCGGGTGGGCCGAAGTAACCGGATTGCCTATGCTTATTTAATGTATGAAAAAGATAAGGTGTTAAAGGAGTCGGCGGAAAAGAGGCTTGCGGCTATTAAAGAATTTACTGAATTTGGCTCCGGGTTAAAACTTGCCATGCGCGATTTGGAAATCCGGGGAGCAGGAAATCTTCTGGGGCCAGAACAGCACGGGCATATTGCGGCGGTAGGTTTTGATATGTATATGAAATTACTCCAGGAGGCAGTAGCGGAATTAAAAGGGCAAGCTACTACCGAGGAAGTAGAGCCGCAGCTGGAATTAAATTTAACGGCCTATATTCCCGAAAGCTATATTCCCGATGAAAAGCAAAAAATTGAAATGTATCGAAGACTTTCGCGTACCAGGAACCTTGAGGATTTAAGGGATGTGGTAGATGAATTAATTGACCGATTTGGTGCGATTCCCAGGGAAGTGGAAAACTTAATTAAATTAATTAAAATAAAAATAATGGCGGCGAAATTAAAGGTAAAAGGAATTTACCAGACCGAAGGGGAACTTAAAATCCAGTTTTTCCCCAATCCCGAAATTACCGCGGAAAAACTTGCCCGTATATCCGGCCAATTAAAAGGCAGGGTGGTGTTCGGGATGAACCCGGATTTAGAAGTTCGCTGCAGGATTAAGGGAATAATTGGTGACGAAATTTTTTCCCTTTTAGAGAGGATATTGGGGCAGTTAAGTTGA
- the pth gene encoding aminoacyl-tRNA hydrolase — translation MFIITGLGNPGREYENTRHNAGFMVVDGFAEKFGIPITKKKFKSLVGEGEIFGEKVLLLKPQTYMNLSGTAVQEAVFFYKLPLSRLIVVYDDLDLPLGKIRLRLKGSAGGHRGMGSIISCLGCDEIPRLKIGIGRPAFGDVKDYVLEPFTREEREILEPTLKFAVEALAVALKEGFNKAMNDFNRGG, via the coding sequence ATGTTTATTATAACTGGATTGGGAAATCCTGGCCGCGAATACGAAAATACCCGGCATAATGCCGGGTTTATGGTTGTAGATGGCTTTGCAGAAAAATTTGGAATACCAATTACCAAAAAAAAATTTAAAAGCCTTGTAGGCGAAGGTGAAATTTTTGGCGAAAAAGTTTTACTTTTAAAACCCCAGACGTATATGAATTTAAGCGGGACAGCCGTGCAGGAGGCAGTTTTCTTTTATAAACTCCCCCTGTCCCGCTTAATTGTTGTTTACGATGACTTGGACTTACCTTTAGGTAAAATTCGTTTGCGCTTAAAAGGTAGTGCCGGCGGTCATCGGGGTATGGGGTCTATAATTAGCTGTTTGGGTTGCGATGAGATCCCAAGGTTAAAAATTGGGATTGGACGTCCGGCTTTTGGGGATGTGAAAGATTACGTCTTAGAGCCCTTTACGCGGGAGGAAAGGGAAATTTTAGAGCCGACCCTTAAATTTGCGGTGGAGGCTTTAGCTGTAGCGTTAAAGGAAGGCTTTAATAAAGCCATGAATGATTTTAACCGGGGGGGTTAA
- a CDS encoding 50S ribosomal protein L25: METINAYLREKKTRSERHRLLNEGKIPGVMYGKNIQPVAVAVEAREIERLTERGIKLLELSLEGKKQRVLVKELQRHPVTGKLIHVDFQVVESGRKIRQLVPVELYGEAEGVRAGGILEHGLTEVTVECLPEDLPEFIEVDVSKLLVGDCLRVKDLELPSGVRVIEDPENIIVLVSAPKQYALEEEEQAYPPEATA, from the coding sequence GTGGAAACAATTAATGCTTATTTAAGGGAGAAAAAAACCCGGAGCGAACGCCACCGTCTTTTAAACGAGGGGAAAATTCCAGGAGTAATGTACGGGAAAAATATTCAGCCAGTTGCGGTGGCGGTAGAGGCTCGGGAAATTGAAAGGCTCACCGAGAGGGGAATAAAATTACTGGAGCTTTCCTTAGAGGGGAAAAAACAACGGGTATTAGTTAAAGAGCTACAACGCCATCCGGTGACCGGGAAGCTAATCCATGTGGATTTTCAGGTGGTAGAAAGCGGCCGGAAAATCCGGCAACTGGTGCCGGTGGAGCTTTATGGTGAAGCAGAAGGGGTAAGAGCTGGAGGAATTTTGGAACATGGCCTGACGGAAGTTACTGTAGAGTGTCTACCGGAGGACCTACCGGAGTTTATTGAAGTGGATGTTTCTAAACTTTTGGTGGGGGACTGCCTTAGGGTTAAAGACTTAGAGTTACCTTCTGGAGTAAGGGTTATTGAAGATCCGGAGAACATCATTGTCCTGGTTTCAGCTCCGAAACAATACGCTCTGGAGGAAGAGGAGCAAGCTTACCCTCCGGAGGCTACTGCTTAA
- a CDS encoding PRC-barrel domain-containing protein: MGLPVITARDGVITGTVKELLVEPYERKIAGFVVVSRSLFPGTKLLPFSEIKALSAKVVLIGSKDALKKPEQLPELSELLKKGPRLFGQKVIVEDGSYLGQMVSFILNPATGEITNISIAPGFFRFGRIYRLDSSYILTIGKDAVVVKRGGDTALTLLPSKTTQTFSKIKENLAGWGKAFFKKRDD, encoded by the coding sequence TTGGGTCTTCCGGTAATCACCGCCCGGGATGGGGTAATCACCGGAACAGTAAAAGAGCTTTTAGTGGAGCCTTATGAGCGAAAAATAGCAGGGTTTGTAGTCGTTAGCCGGAGCCTTTTTCCGGGGACCAAGCTTTTACCTTTTAGCGAAATTAAAGCGTTAAGTGCAAAAGTAGTATTGATCGGCAGTAAAGATGCCTTAAAAAAACCAGAACAATTACCGGAACTATCCGAACTTCTTAAAAAAGGCCCTCGGCTTTTTGGCCAAAAAGTTATCGTCGAAGACGGAAGTTACTTAGGGCAAATGGTAAGCTTTATTTTAAATCCTGCTACCGGAGAAATCACGAATATTAGTATTGCCCCGGGTTTTTTCCGGTTCGGCCGGATATACCGGTTAGACAGCTCCTATATATTAACTATCGGCAAAGATGCGGTAGTTGTCAAGAGGGGGGGAGATACAGCCCTTACTCTCCTTCCCAGTAAAACTACCCAAACTTTTTCTAAAATAAAAGAAAACCTTGCCGGATGGGGCAAGGCATTTTTTAAAAAACGGGACGACTAA
- a CDS encoding ribose-phosphate diphosphokinase: MSRYDLKIFSGNANPDLAREIASFLGVEVGDARVSRFSDGEIQVKINESVRGADVFVIQPTCTPVNENLMELLILIDAVRRASARRITAVLPYFGYARQDRKTRARDPITAKLVSNLITVSGARRVIAMDLHAGQIQGFFDIPVDHLVGVPILAKYFIEKGFENKVVVSPDLGGVTRARDLAERIGAPIAIIDKRRPEPNVAEIMNIIGDIKGKTVIMIDDIIDTAGTITQGAQALIERGAKEVYVCCTHPILSGPAVDRLANSPIKEVVVTNTIPLSPEKKLPKIKVLSVASLMGEAIRRIHEDLSVSELFV, translated from the coding sequence ATGAGCCGCTATGATTTAAAGATTTTTTCCGGCAATGCCAATCCCGATTTAGCAAGAGAAATAGCCTCTTTTTTAGGAGTTGAGGTGGGAGATGCCCGGGTTTCCCGGTTTTCCGACGGGGAAATTCAGGTAAAAATAAATGAAAGTGTCCGGGGGGCGGATGTGTTTGTAATTCAGCCCACCTGCACGCCGGTAAATGAAAACCTGATGGAGCTTTTAATTTTAATTGACGCGGTAAGAAGGGCTTCGGCTCGCAGGATTACTGCGGTACTTCCGTATTTTGGCTATGCCCGGCAGGATCGTAAAACCCGAGCCCGGGATCCCATTACGGCAAAGCTGGTATCAAACCTAATTACCGTTAGTGGCGCCCGCCGGGTTATAGCCATGGACTTACATGCCGGACAAATTCAGGGCTTTTTCGACATACCGGTGGACCACCTGGTAGGAGTGCCGATACTGGCAAAATACTTTATTGAAAAAGGCTTTGAAAATAAAGTGGTGGTATCCCCGGATTTAGGCGGGGTAACCAGAGCTCGGGATTTGGCGGAACGGATTGGGGCACCAATAGCGATTATTGATAAGCGCCGTCCGGAACCCAATGTGGCAGAAATCATGAATATTATTGGGGATATTAAAGGGAAAACCGTTATTATGATTGATGATATTATCGACACTGCCGGTACCATAACCCAGGGGGCCCAAGCCCTAATAGAGCGGGGAGCAAAAGAAGTTTATGTGTGTTGCACTCATCCAATCTTATCTGGCCCGGCAGTGGATAGATTGGCAAATTCTCCCATAAAAGAAGTTGTTGTTACCAATACGATCCCCCTTTCTCCAGAGAAAAAACTTCCAAAAATTAAGGTTTTATCAGTAGCTTCATTAATGGGGGAAGCGATTCGCAGAATCCATGAGGACCTGTCGGTGAGCGAACTTTTTGTTTAG
- the glmU gene encoding bifunctional UDP-N-acetylglucosamine diphosphorylase/glucosamine-1-phosphate N-acetyltransferase GlmU, producing MEGIILAAGKGTRMKSDLPKVVHEVAGKPMILRVYDALAAAGVDRVVAVVGYQKEKVKEILGERAIMAVQEEQLGTGHAALVAMPYIQDENVLIVAGDTPLLKAATLEALIKRHLESSAAATVLTCFLGNPFGYGRIVRDGYGKIIKIVEEKDATLEEKQIAEVNTGIYCFKTNELKEILPLLKAENAQKEYYLTDAIPLLLSQGKIVETITIQDETEVLGVNDRIQLARLTKEVYRRKAEALMQEGVTIIDPETVYIGEEVIVGRDTVIYPNTFLEGETVIGSGCIIGPNTRIQNSKIGNNTEITYSVVKEAVVGEEVNIGPFAYLRPGTVIANEVKIGDFVEVKKSFIGEGSKVPHLSYIGDAVVGKGVNIGAGTITCNYDGKDKWETIIEDGAFIGSNTNLVAPIKVGKNAVVGAGSTLTENVPPKALAIARSRQINKEDYVK from the coding sequence GTGGAAGGAATTATTTTAGCGGCAGGTAAAGGGACGCGAATGAAGTCGGACCTGCCCAAAGTTGTCCATGAAGTTGCCGGAAAACCAATGATTTTAAGAGTTTACGATGCTCTAGCGGCGGCCGGGGTGGATAGAGTGGTAGCGGTGGTGGGCTACCAAAAGGAAAAGGTTAAGGAAATCCTTGGCGAACGGGCAATAATGGCGGTTCAGGAGGAGCAACTGGGTACCGGACACGCAGCATTGGTAGCCATGCCTTACATTCAGGATGAAAATGTGTTAATTGTAGCGGGAGATACCCCGTTACTAAAAGCGGCTACCTTGGAAGCTTTAATTAAAAGACATTTGGAAAGCAGTGCTGCAGCGACCGTATTAACTTGCTTTTTGGGAAACCCTTTTGGTTACGGGCGTATCGTCAGAGATGGATATGGGAAAATAATAAAGATAGTTGAAGAAAAGGATGCAACACTAGAAGAAAAACAAATTGCCGAGGTCAATACCGGAATATACTGCTTTAAAACTAATGAGTTAAAAGAAATACTGCCCTTATTAAAAGCCGAAAATGCTCAAAAGGAATATTACTTAACCGATGCTATTCCCCTTTTGTTATCCCAGGGGAAAATTGTTGAAACAATAACTATTCAGGACGAAACCGAAGTCTTGGGGGTTAATGACCGGATTCAACTTGCCCGGCTTACTAAAGAAGTTTATCGTAGAAAAGCCGAAGCTTTAATGCAGGAAGGGGTAACAATAATTGACCCGGAAACGGTATATATTGGAGAAGAGGTTATAGTTGGCCGTGATACGGTGATTTATCCCAATACCTTTTTAGAAGGAGAAACGGTAATTGGTAGCGGCTGTATAATTGGCCCCAATACGCGAATTCAAAATAGTAAAATTGGCAATAATACCGAAATTACCTATTCGGTGGTCAAGGAAGCTGTCGTGGGAGAGGAGGTTAATATTGGGCCTTTTGCCTACCTCCGTCCGGGGACTGTCATTGCCAATGAAGTTAAAATTGGCGATTTTGTTGAGGTGAAAAAATCGTTCATTGGAGAAGGCTCCAAGGTGCCCCACCTTTCGTATATCGGCGATGCTGTGGTAGGTAAGGGAGTTAATATCGGGGCTGGAACTATTACCTGTAACTATGACGGTAAGGATAAATGGGAAACAATTATTGAGGACGGGGCGTTTATAGGTAGTAACACCAACCTGGTGGCTCCCATTAAAGTTGGGAAAAACGCTGTGGTAGGGGCAGGCTCAACTTTAACAGAGAATGTACCCCCAAAAGCGTTAGCCATTGCTCGCTCCCGGCAGATAAATAAAGAAGATTATGTTAAATAA
- the ilvA gene encoding threonine ammonia-lyase, whose protein sequence is MVELKDVQEARIRLLGVAHRTLTAYSATFSRLSGGEVYFKYENLQKTGSFKLRGAYNKIASLPVKERERGVVAASAGNHAQGVAFASYSAGIPATIVMPEGAPLAKVQATQSYGAKVVLSGASYDDAYLKAKEIMEKEGATFVHAFDDPKVIAGQGTIALEMLEEVPELDMLVAPIGGGGLIAGLAVAAKAIKPNLKVIGVQAEGAPSSYYTRKEGKKVTLPSVSTIADGIAVKTPGELTSKIILDLVDDIVLVDDEEIAQAILMVLERGKVMLEGAGAVGVAALLAHKLPVRGRKVGVVLSGGNIDVHTISIIIERGLVKAGRYVRIKTILDDKPGALQKLLELVAREKANIIFINHDRIAPHVPIKQAEVELALETRDIDHVNKLLEVLINAGYQIIEH, encoded by the coding sequence TTGGTAGAACTAAAAGATGTGCAAGAAGCAAGAATACGGCTCTTGGGAGTGGCTCATCGGACCCTAACGGCTTACTCGGCCACTTTTAGCCGCCTTTCCGGCGGAGAGGTTTATTTTAAGTATGAAAATCTCCAGAAAACAGGCTCCTTTAAGCTAAGAGGGGCTTATAATAAAATTGCGAGCCTTCCGGTGAAAGAACGGGAGCGGGGAGTGGTAGCGGCGTCGGCGGGAAACCACGCCCAGGGGGTAGCGTTTGCCTCCTATAGTGCCGGTATTCCGGCAACTATTGTGATGCCCGAAGGGGCACCCCTGGCCAAAGTCCAGGCAACCCAGAGCTACGGGGCAAAGGTTGTTTTAAGCGGTGCCAGTTACGATGATGCCTACTTAAAAGCTAAAGAAATCATGGAAAAGGAAGGGGCTACCTTTGTTCATGCCTTTGATGATCCCAAGGTAATTGCCGGGCAAGGGACAATAGCTTTAGAAATGCTGGAAGAGGTGCCGGAACTTGATATGCTGGTAGCTCCTATTGGCGGTGGGGGGTTAATTGCCGGTTTGGCGGTAGCGGCAAAAGCTATAAAGCCTAACCTCAAAGTAATTGGAGTTCAGGCCGAAGGTGCGCCTTCATCGTACTATACCCGGAAGGAAGGGAAAAAAGTGACCTTGCCTTCGGTTTCGACCATTGCCGATGGGATTGCGGTAAAAACTCCGGGGGAGCTTACTTCAAAGATTATTTTAGATTTAGTAGATGACATTGTGCTGGTAGATGATGAAGAAATAGCCCAGGCTATTTTAATGGTCTTAGAACGGGGAAAAGTAATGTTAGAAGGAGCGGGAGCTGTTGGAGTAGCTGCTCTTTTGGCTCATAAACTTCCGGTGCGAGGACGTAAAGTGGGAGTGGTCTTATCCGGGGGAAATATTGATGTTCATACCATATCCATAATCATTGAACGGGGATTGGTGAAAGCTGGCCGTTACGTACGGATAAAAACTATTTTAGATGACAAACCCGGAGCACTCCAGAAACTATTGGAGCTGGTAGCCAGGGAAAAGGCCAATATCATTTTCATAAACCACGACCGGATAGCTCCCCACGTACCTATAAAACAGGCCGAAGTGGAGTTAGCCTTGGAAACCCGGGATATAGACCATGTTAATAAGCTTTTAGAGGTCTTAATTAATGCGGGTTATCAGATTATTGAACATTAA